Proteins co-encoded in one Clarias gariepinus isolate MV-2021 ecotype Netherlands chromosome 13, CGAR_prim_01v2, whole genome shotgun sequence genomic window:
- the LOC128535383 gene encoding zinc finger protein 271-like, with translation MSSEGDRRRSSRKSRAPHPALSQVCKDVKKETWRDGGTFDGSEVCVKEEETLELNIYNHVLDLHTTPEFLSIKEEDPDSKDYLYCEVCKSFFNKCEVRRPPLYIPNTPVPIGVTDRPRQTLPPGLEILKSSIPGRVLGVFNKGETVPVGAHFGPDQGELVDWEEAMNSGYSWVIERGRQCKEYRDAKRQTCANWMRYVNCACNNEEQNLVAFQYRGEVLFHCCRPINPGQELLVWSEEEYAKGCSPVFDHFWNKNYSTNELNNALLEAFSCFACPFSHASQIYLDRHIQRCHHKEYARLQESGEIKYELQIPSKGPSSQPTSSDPLSSDNSHSDKQKDNHHCLDCGRSFGNRNALKTHNCSSAGEKQHHCFQCGKSFYRLRNFQQHQRIHTGEKPYHCSQCGKSFNQQNALQKHQRIHTGEALHHCSQCGKSFNRKFNLQKHEQIHTGEKPYHCSQCGKSFNQQNDLQRHQRIHTGEKPYPCLHCGKSFNQQNDLQRHQRIHTGEKPYRCLQCGKSFNRKFNLQKHQHIHTGEKPHHCSQCGKSFNQQNDLQRHQRIHTGEKPYCCSHCGKSFNRQDRLQLHRRIHTGEKQYHCSYCGKSFNQQRDLQTHQRIHTGEKPYHCLQCGKSFNQLSHLHTHQRIHTGDKPHHCSQCGKSFNQQNDLKRHQRIHTGEKPYQCSLCEKSFNRKDGLQQHQRIHTEDKTYRSQHEKSFSQQSDLKEHQCLHAKEKPYHCSQCGKSFNRKFNLQKHQHIHTGEKPYHCPQCGKKFNQQNDLQRHQRIHTGEKPYHCSHCGKNFNRKDRLQLHQRIHTGEKLLYCLQCGKSFNQQRDLQTHQRIHTGEKPYHCSQCGKSFNQRSHLYTHQRIHTGEKPYNCSQCGKSFNQQNDLQRHRRVHTGEKPYHCSLCGKRFHRKDHLQQHQRIHTGEKPCDS, from the exons ATGAGTTCAGAAGGAGACAGACGGCGATCCTCCAGGAAGTCTCGGGCTCCTCATCCTGCCCTCTCTCAG GTGTGTAAGGACGTGAAAAAAGAGACTTGGAGAGATGGAGGAACATTCGATGGGTCAGAAGTTTGTGTGAAGGAAGAGGAGACGCTGGAGCTGAACATCTACAACCATGTCCTCGACCTCCACACCACACCTGAATTTCTCTCCATTAAAGAGGAAGATCCTGACAGTAAAGACTACCTCT ATTGTGAGGTTTGCAAATCCTTCTTTAACAAGTGTGAGGTTCGTAGACCACCCCTTTATATCCCTAATACACCTGTTCCTATTGGAGTTACTGACCGACCAAGACAAACTCTTCCTCCTGGACTAGAGATTCTGAAGTCCAGTATTCCTGGCAGAGTCTTGGGAGTGTTTAATAAGGGGGAGACCGTTCCAGTAGGTGCGCACTTCGGACCCGACCAGGGAGAGCTGGTAGATTGGGAGGAAGCTATGAACAGTGGATACTCATGGGTG ataGAAAGGGGCAGGCAGTGTAAAGAATACAGAGATGCCAAAAGACAAACCTGTGCAAACTGGATGAG GTATGTGAATTGTGCCTGTAATAATGAAGAACAGAATCTTGTGGCATTTCAGTATCGAGGGGAAGTTTTGTTTCATTGCTGTCGCCCCATTAACCCAGGCCAGGAACTCTTGGTGTGGTCTGAAGAGGAGTATGCCAAAGGATGCAGTCCTGTGTTTGACCACTTTTGGAACAAAAACTACTCAACAAATG AATTAAACAATGCTCTGTTGGAAGCCTTTTCCTGCTTCGCTTGTCCTTTTTCCCATGCATCTCAAATTTACCTAGACAGACACATCCAGAGATGCCACCATAAAGAGTATGCAAGACTTCAGGAATCTGGAGAAATTAAATATGAGCTACAGATTCCTTCCAAAGGCCCAAGTAGCCAGCCAACATCATCTGATCCTCTAAGTTCTGACAATTCTCACAGTGATAAACAGAAGGACAATCATCACTGCTTAGACTGTGGAAGGAGTTTTGGTAATAGGAATGCCCTTAAAACCCACAATTGCAGTTCTGCAGGAGAAAAGCAACATCACTGCtttcagtgtggaaagagtttctATCGGTTAAGAAATTTTCAGCAacatcagcgcattcacacaggagagaagccttatcactgctcacagtgtgggaagagttttaatcAGCAGAATGCTCTTCAGAAACACCAGcgtattcacacaggagagGCGCTGCATCACTGCTCACAATGTGGAAAGAGTTTCAATCGAAAATTTAATCTGCAAAAACATGAGCaaattcacacaggagagaagccgtatcactgctcacaatgtggaaagagttttaatcAGCAGAACGATCTTCAGcgacaccagcgcattcacacaggagaaaagCCGTATCCCTGTTTGCactgtggaaagagttttaatcAGCAGAATGATCTCCAGCGACACCAGCGtattcacacaggagaaaagCCGTATCGCTGCTTAcaatgtggaaagagttttaatcGAAAATTTAATCTGCAAAAACAtcaacacattcacacaggtgAAAAACCGCATCACTGCTCAcaatgtggaaagagttttaatcAGCAGAACGATCTCCAGcgacaccagcgcattcacacaggagagaagccatatTGCTGTTCACACTGCGGAAAGAGTTTTAATCGGCAGGATCGTCTCCAGCTACACCGGCgaattcacacaggagagaagcagTACCACTGTTCATATTGTGGAAAAAGTTTTAATCAACAGCGTGATCTTCAAAcccaccagcgcattcacacaggagagaagccgtatcactgcttGCAATGTGGAAAGAGTTTCAATCAGCTGAGTCACCTCCAcacacaccagcgcattcacacaggggATAAGCCACATCACTGCTcgcagtgtgggaagagttttaatcAGCAGAATGATCTCAAgagacaccagcgcattcacacaggagaaaagCCGTATCAATGTTCACTGTGTGAAAAGAGTTTTAATCGAAAAGATGGTCTTCAACAacatcagcgcattcacacagaaGATAAGACTTATCGTTCACAACATGAAAAGAGTTTCAGTCAACAGAGTGATCTCAAGGAACACCAGTGTCTTCACGCAaaagagaagccgtatcactgctcacaatgtggaaaaagttttaATCGAAAATTTAATCTCCAGAAACATCAGCACatccacacaggagagaagccgtatcactgccCACAGTgcggaaaaaaatttaatcagcaGAACGATCTTCAGCGACACCAGCGTATTCATACAGGAGAAAAGCCGTATCACTGTTCACACTGTGGGAAGAACTTTAATCGAAAGGATCGTCTTCAActacaccagcgcattcacacaggagagaaactgCTTTACTGTTtgcagtgtggaaagagttttaatcAACAACGTGATCTTcaaacacaccagcgcattcacacaggagagaagccgtatcactgctcgcagtgtggaaagagtttcaaTCAGCGGAGTCATCTCTAcacacaccagcgcattcacacaggagagaagccatacAACTGCTcgcagtgtgggaagagttttaatcAACAGAATGATCTCCAGCGACACCGGCGTGTTCACACCGGAGAGAAACCGTATCACTGTTCACTGTGTGGTAAGCGTTTTCATCGAAAGGATCATCTCCAacaacaccagcgcattcacacaggagagaagccgtgtGACTCTTAA